A window of the Janthinobacterium agaricidamnosum NBRC 102515 = DSM 9628 genome harbors these coding sequences:
- a CDS encoding type IV pilus twitching motility protein PilT: MDISELLAFSVKNKASDLHLSAGLPPMIRVHGDVRRINLPAMDHKEVHGMIYDIMNDGQRKAYEEVLEVDFSFEIPGLARFRVNAFNQERGASAVLRTIPSKIMSLEDLNCPRIFADLALKPRGLVLVTGPTGSGKSTTLAAMVNHVNENEYGHILTIEDPIEFVHDSKKCLINQREVGPHTLSFNNALRSALREDPDVILVGELRDLETIRLALSAAETGHLVFGTLHTSSAAKTIDRIVDVFPADEKEMVRAMLSESLQAVISQTLLKTKDGSGRVAAHEIMVATPAIRNLIREAKIAQMYSAIQTGSNVGMQTLDQTLTDLVRRNVISAAAARAAAKTPDNFPG, translated from the coding sequence ATGGACATCTCCGAACTACTCGCATTCTCCGTCAAGAATAAAGCTTCCGACTTGCATCTGTCCGCCGGCCTGCCGCCGATGATACGGGTGCATGGCGACGTGCGTCGCATCAATTTGCCGGCGATGGACCACAAGGAAGTCCACGGCATGATTTATGACATCATGAACGATGGCCAGCGCAAGGCGTATGAAGAAGTACTGGAAGTCGACTTTTCGTTCGAAATTCCCGGCCTGGCGCGCTTCCGCGTCAATGCCTTCAACCAGGAGCGCGGCGCCTCGGCCGTGCTGCGCACGATTCCGTCGAAGATCATGAGCCTGGAAGACTTGAATTGCCCGCGCATCTTCGCCGACCTGGCGCTGAAACCGCGCGGCCTGGTGCTGGTGACCGGCCCTACCGGTTCCGGCAAGTCGACCACGCTGGCGGCGATGGTGAACCACGTCAATGAAAACGAATACGGCCACATCCTGACCATCGAAGACCCGATCGAGTTTGTGCACGACTCCAAAAAATGCCTGATCAACCAGCGCGAAGTCGGTCCGCACACTTTGTCGTTCAACAATGCGCTGCGCTCCGCCTTGCGCGAAGACCCGGACGTGATCCTGGTCGGCGAATTGCGCGACCTGGAAACCATCCGCCTGGCGCTGTCGGCCGCCGAAACCGGCCACCTGGTGTTCGGCACGCTGCATACCTCGTCCGCCGCCAAGACCATCGACCGTATCGTCGACGTGTTTCCGGCCGATGAAAAGGAAATGGTGCGCGCGATGTTGTCTGAATCGCTGCAAGCGGTGATTTCGCAAACCCTGCTGAAAACCAAGGATGGCAGCGGCCGCGTCGCCGCGCATGAAATCATGGTCGCCACGCCGGCCATCCGCAACCTGATCCGCGAAGCCAAGATCGCCCAGATGTATTCGGCGATCCAGACCGGCAGCAATGTCGGCATGCAGACGCTGGACCAGACCCTGACCGACCTGGTGCGCCGCAACGTGATTTCGGCCGCCGCCGCGCGTGCCGCCGCCAAGACGCCCGATAACTTTCCCGGCTGA
- a CDS encoding glutathione peroxidase yields the protein MTTPSIYDFSADSLAGKPVSLSQYQGQVLLIVNTASKCGFTPQYQGLEQVYRQFKDKGVTVLGFPCNQFGSQEPGTADEIGAFCEKNFGVTFPLFAKVDVNGNHTHPLFAALKKQAPGLLGTEVIKWNFTKFLIRKDGSVYQRYAPATAPADLVSDIEKLLAE from the coding sequence ATGACTACACCGTCGATCTACGATTTTTCAGCCGATAGCCTGGCCGGCAAGCCGGTCAGCTTGAGCCAGTACCAGGGCCAGGTTTTACTGATCGTCAATACCGCCAGCAAATGCGGTTTTACGCCGCAATACCAGGGCCTGGAACAGGTTTACCGGCAATTCAAGGATAAGGGCGTCACCGTGCTGGGATTTCCATGCAACCAGTTCGGTTCGCAAGAGCCGGGCACGGCCGATGAAATCGGCGCGTTTTGCGAAAAGAACTTCGGCGTCACTTTTCCGCTGTTCGCCAAGGTCGACGTCAATGGCAATCACACCCACCCGCTGTTCGCGGCGCTGAAGAAGCAGGCGCCGGGTTTGCTCGGCACCGAGGTAATCAAATGGAATTTCACTAAATTCCTGATCCGCAAGGATGGCAGCGTCTACCAGCGCTACGCGCCGGCTACCGCACCGGCCGACCTGGTCAGCGATATCGAAAAGCTTTTGGCAGAGTAG
- a CDS encoding FAD-linked oxidase C-terminal domain-containing protein produces MSTSDTANIAPPDPARLATRRRQVAAALRAVLPERCVLSEPEDTRPYECDGLAAYRQLPMVVTLPDTEQQIVAILKVCRELGVPIVPRGAGTGLSGGALPIADGVVLSTARLNRIVRLDAYARTAVVQPGVRNLAISDAAAEHALYYAPDPSSQIACTIGGNVAENSGGVHCLKYGLTVHNVLRVRMVSIDGEVVELGSEALDAPGLDLLAVFIGSEGMLGIVTEVTVKLIPKPATARVIMASFSDIVTGGNAVANVIAAGIIPAGLEMMDQTSSRMVEPFVHAGYDTGAAAILLCEADGTVAEVEEEIGRMTAVLQQAGASAIAVSQSEAERLKFWSGRKNAFPAAGRISPDYYCMDGTIPRKKLAQVLTGIAEMEIRYGLRCANVFHAGDGNLHPLILFDANQPDQFACAEAFGADILALCVAVGGTITGEHGVGIEKIDSMCLQFTAQEIGAFIAVKRAFDTAFLLNPDKAIPTLNRCAEFGKMHVAGGRLNFAHLPRF; encoded by the coding sequence ATGAGTACCTCCGATACCGCCAATATCGCCCCCCCCGATCCCGCGCGGCTGGCCACGCGCCGCCGGCAAGTCGCGGCGGCGCTGCGCGCCGTGTTGCCGGAGCGTTGCGTCTTGTCCGAGCCGGAAGACACCCGCCCTTACGAATGCGACGGCCTGGCTGCCTACCGCCAGTTGCCGATGGTGGTGACCTTGCCCGATACCGAACAGCAGATTGTCGCGATCCTGAAGGTGTGCCGCGAGCTGGGCGTGCCGATTGTGCCGCGCGGCGCCGGCACCGGCTTGTCCGGCGGCGCGTTGCCGATCGCCGACGGGGTGGTGTTGTCGACCGCGCGCCTGAACCGCATCGTGCGGCTCGACGCGTATGCGCGGACCGCGGTGGTGCAGCCGGGCGTGCGCAACCTGGCCATTTCCGACGCTGCCGCCGAACACGCTTTGTATTACGCACCCGACCCGTCGTCGCAAATCGCCTGTACCATCGGCGGCAATGTGGCGGAAAACTCGGGCGGCGTGCATTGCCTGAAATACGGTTTGACGGTGCATAACGTGTTGCGCGTGCGCATGGTCAGCATCGATGGCGAGGTGGTCGAACTGGGTAGCGAAGCGCTCGATGCGCCGGGCCTGGATTTGCTGGCGGTCTTCATCGGTTCCGAAGGCATGCTGGGCATCGTCACCGAAGTGACGGTCAAGCTGATACCGAAACCGGCCACGGCGCGCGTCATCATGGCGTCGTTCAGCGATATCGTTACCGGCGGCAATGCGGTGGCCAATGTGATTGCGGCAGGCATCATTCCGGCCGGCCTCGAAATGATGGACCAAACCTCGTCGCGCATGGTCGAGCCGTTCGTCCATGCCGGTTACGACACCGGCGCGGCGGCGATCTTGCTGTGCGAAGCCGATGGCACGGTAGCGGAAGTTGAGGAAGAGATCGGACGCATGACGGCGGTATTGCAGCAGGCCGGCGCCAGCGCGATCGCGGTGTCGCAATCGGAAGCGGAGCGCTTGAAATTCTGGTCCGGGCGCAAGAATGCGTTTCCCGCCGCGGGCCGCATTTCCCCCGATTATTACTGCATGGATGGCACCATCCCGCGCAAGAAACTGGCGCAAGTGCTGACCGGCATTGCGGAGATGGAAATCAGATATGGCTTGCGCTGCGCCAATGTGTTCCATGCCGGCGATGGCAATCTGCATCCGCTGATCTTGTTCGATGCGAATCAGCCGGACCAGTTCGCGTGCGCCGAGGCGTTTGGCGCCGATATCCTCGCCTTGTGCGTGGCGGTCGGCGGCACCATCACCGGCGAGCATGGCGTCGGCATCGAAAAGATCGATTCCATGTGCCTGCAATTCACGGCGCAGGAAATCGGCGCCTTCATTGCCGTCAAGCGGGCTTTCGATACGGCATTTTTGCTCAATCCCGACAAGGCGATCCCGACGCTGAACCGTTGCGCCGAATTCGGCAAGATGCATGTGGCGGGCGGTCGATTGAACTTCGCGCATTTGCCGCGTTTTTAA
- a CDS encoding putative bifunctional diguanylate cyclase/phosphodiesterase, translated as MGIYSRLFIPISLLILVVSAIRYDLLIKNETDNADTRYQSEARELGKYVAGTLLPLAASWNEDALQHTLAGVLPLNKDLAAIAWDSPAGHLEVHAEPVDAADYPSWFRRVSGLHDIDESFPIALNSGANAKLSLHYVPVLPLNRIWTVVVKQAAITLINVFLIYLILGMILAANRKMLKRLAQASDRFQHGDHSVRLEVGGTLEARAMATTFNNMAGNVENLVMSLQSSQKNLADQLAQTVAMQSALQQMSWQNYHDVLTGLPNRAALAARFEQELFMARERRRLLAVCLIDLDHFQHINDRHGAESGDDILKQVAMRLHAFGKQSHYAARLGGDEFVVLLSGMTNMAEVEHTIALLLEELSKPYQSDMQQLGMTASAGIAVYTGKEMSTETLLRHADHAVYQAKLTGRNKYHFFDANLDEEVRTHHNQRTEIRKALLAGEFRLYYQPKVNMRSGAVVGMEALLRWQHPQHGVLGPLSFLPMVEQTDLIIDIGEWVLRQALWQMQRWSAAGCHWVVSVNIAARHFQQPDFVSRLKTILAEFPGVRASMLELEILESSALHDIEQVRHIMTACQAFGITFALDDFGTGYSSMSYLKRLPANILKIDQSFVRNMLNDKEDLHLVSAVIGLAKSFRLAVIAEGVETTEHGAKLMQLGCDLAQGYGIARPMPADTVLSWANAFVPAPEWQTPLLSEI; from the coding sequence ATGGGTATTTATTCCCGTCTGTTCATTCCCATTTCCCTCCTTATCCTCGTTGTTTCAGCCATCCGCTACGACCTGTTGATCAAGAATGAAACCGACAACGCCGATACGCGTTATCAGTCGGAGGCGCGGGAATTGGGAAAGTATGTGGCCGGCACTTTATTGCCGCTGGCCGCTAGCTGGAATGAAGATGCGCTGCAACACACCCTGGCCGGTGTCTTGCCCCTTAATAAAGACCTTGCCGCGATTGCCTGGGATAGCCCGGCCGGCCATCTCGAAGTCCATGCCGAACCTGTCGATGCAGCAGATTATCCGTCGTGGTTCCGCCGCGTGAGCGGCTTGCACGACATCGATGAAAGTTTCCCGATTGCCCTCAATAGCGGGGCCAACGCCAAGCTGTCGCTGCATTACGTACCGGTACTGCCGCTGAACCGGATCTGGACCGTGGTGGTCAAACAAGCCGCCATCACCCTGATCAATGTGTTCCTGATCTATCTGATCCTGGGCATGATCCTGGCGGCCAACCGCAAGATGCTGAAACGCCTGGCGCAAGCGAGCGACCGTTTCCAGCATGGCGACCATAGCGTGCGCCTGGAGGTCGGTGGCACGCTGGAAGCGCGCGCGATGGCGACGACCTTCAACAATATGGCGGGCAACGTCGAAAACCTGGTCATGTCGCTGCAGTCGAGCCAGAAAAACCTGGCCGATCAACTGGCGCAAACCGTGGCGATGCAAAGTGCGTTGCAACAAATGTCATGGCAAAACTATCATGACGTCTTGACCGGCTTGCCGAACCGGGCCGCGCTGGCGGCGCGTTTTGAGCAGGAACTGTTCATGGCACGCGAACGCCGGCGCCTGCTGGCGGTGTGCCTGATCGACCTGGATCATTTTCAGCATATCAATGACCGCCACGGCGCCGAATCCGGCGACGATATCCTCAAGCAAGTGGCAATGCGCTTGCACGCCTTTGGCAAGCAAAGCCATTATGCGGCGCGGCTGGGCGGCGACGAATTTGTCGTCTTGCTGTCAGGCATGACGAATATGGCGGAAGTTGAACACACCATCGCCTTATTGCTGGAAGAACTATCCAAACCCTACCAATCCGATATGCAGCAGCTGGGCATGACCGCCAGCGCCGGCATCGCGGTCTACACCGGCAAGGAAATGAGTACCGAAACCCTGCTGCGCCACGCCGACCATGCGGTCTACCAGGCCAAATTGACCGGGCGCAATAAGTATCACTTTTTCGACGCCAATCTCGATGAAGAAGTGCGCACCCACCACAATCAGCGCACCGAAATTCGCAAAGCCTTGCTGGCCGGCGAATTCCGCCTGTATTACCAGCCCAAGGTGAATATGCGCAGCGGCGCCGTGGTCGGCATGGAAGCCTTGCTGCGCTGGCAACATCCGCAACACGGCGTGCTGGGGCCGCTGTCATTCCTGCCGATGGTCGAGCAAACCGACCTGATCATCGACATCGGCGAATGGGTGCTGCGCCAGGCTTTGTGGCAAATGCAGCGCTGGAGCGCGGCCGGCTGCCATTGGGTGGTCAGCGTCAATATCGCGGCGCGGCATTTCCAGCAGCCGGATTTTGTGTCGCGCTTGAAAACCATCCTGGCCGAGTTTCCCGGCGTGCGCGCCAGCATGCTGGAACTGGAAATCCTCGAATCGTCGGCGCTGCACGACATCGAGCAAGTGCGCCACATCATGACCGCTTGCCAGGCTTTCGGCATCACCTTTGCGCTGGACGATTTCGGCACCGGTTATTCATCGATGTCTTACCTGAAACGCTTGCCGGCCAACATCTTAAAAATCGACCAGAGTTTCGTGCGCAATATGCTCAACGACAAGGAAGACTTGCACCTGGTCAGCGCCGTGATCGGCCTCGCCAAATCGTTCAGGCTGGCCGTGATCGCCGAAGGCGTCGAAACCACCGAACACGGCGCCAAGCTGATGCAACTGGGCTGCGACCTGGCCCAAGGCTACGGCATCGCCCGGCCGATGCCGGCCGATACAGTGCTGTCATGGGCCAACGCTTTTGTCCCGGCGCCGGAATGGCAAACGCCACTGCTGAGCGAAATTTAA
- the glcE gene encoding glycolate oxidase subunit GlcE: protein MQEITEQFRQRILAASANRTALRLRGGGSKDWYGQSFDGELLDTRPYAGIVDYEPTELVITARCGTPLAGIEAALAAQHQMLAFEAPHFGSGTTVGGMLASGLSGPRRASAGALRDFVLGAKLMDGKGEVLTFGGQVMKNVAGYDVSRLLAGSLGTLGLILDVSLKVLPLPLRETSVRFALGEIEALRYLNQWAGRPLPISASCWYDGLLTVRLSGADAAVASALGSIGGQEIKDGAAFWASLREQTHPFFSGETSVWRLSLPSAASAVILRGQQLIEWGGAQRWLKIDADMDMARTIRRTVAAAGGHASLFRGGDKSVGVFHPLAPAVEKIHQRLKQAFDPAGIFNPGRMY from the coding sequence GTGCAAGAGATAACGGAACAATTTCGGCAGCGTATCCTGGCGGCCAGCGCGAATCGGACGGCGTTAAGGCTGCGCGGCGGCGGCAGCAAGGATTGGTATGGGCAATCGTTCGACGGCGAGTTGCTCGACACGCGGCCGTATGCCGGCATCGTCGATTACGAACCGACCGAATTGGTGATCACCGCCCGCTGCGGCACGCCGCTGGCCGGGATCGAGGCGGCGCTGGCGGCGCAGCATCAAATGCTGGCCTTCGAAGCGCCGCATTTCGGCTCCGGGACCACTGTCGGCGGCATGCTCGCCAGCGGCTTGTCGGGGCCGCGCCGGGCCAGCGCCGGTGCGCTGCGCGACTTTGTGCTGGGCGCCAAATTAATGGATGGCAAGGGAGAAGTATTGACCTTCGGCGGACAAGTGATGAAAAACGTGGCCGGCTACGATGTGTCGCGCCTGCTGGCCGGTTCGCTCGGCACGCTGGGCTTGATACTGGATGTGTCGCTGAAAGTATTGCCGCTGCCGTTGCGCGAAACCAGCGTGCGTTTTGCGCTCGGTGAAATCGAAGCGTTGCGCTACCTGAACCAGTGGGCCGGGCGGCCGTTGCCGATCTCGGCCAGTTGCTGGTACGATGGTCTGCTGACGGTGCGCCTGTCCGGTGCCGATGCGGCGGTGGCTTCGGCGCTCGGCAGTATCGGCGGCCAGGAAATAAAGGATGGCGCGGCATTCTGGGCCAGCCTGCGCGAACAGACCCATCCGTTTTTTAGCGGCGAGACCAGTGTCTGGCGGCTGTCGCTGCCATCGGCGGCCAGCGCCGTCATCTTGCGCGGGCAGCAATTGATCGAGTGGGGCGGCGCGCAGCGCTGGCTGAAGATCGATGCCGATATGGACATGGCGCGCACCATCCGCAGGACGGTGGCGGCGGCCGGCGGCCATGCCAGCCTGTTTCGTGGCGGCGATAAAAGCGTTGGGGTGTTCCATCCGCTGGCGCCGGCCGTCGAGAAAATTCATCAGCGCCTGAAGCAGGCGTTCGATCCCGCCGGCATTTTTAATCCCGGCAGAATGTACTGA
- a CDS encoding cob(I)yrinic acid a,c-diamide adenosyltransferase, whose translation MGNRLSKIATRTGDNGSTGLGDGSRTSKDSVRVHAMGDVDELNSHLGLLLCEDMPAALREELVAIQHDLFDLGGEICIPGYQLITEVHVLRLDGLLEKYNADLPPLTEFILPAGSRAASIAHICRTICRRAERSIVALGNAETIHDHPRQYVNRLSDLLFVLSRVLNRFAGGSDVLWQQERQRG comes from the coding sequence ATGGGCAACCGACTCTCTAAAATCGCCACCCGCACCGGCGACAATGGCAGCACCGGCCTGGGCGACGGCAGCCGCACCAGCAAGGACAGCGTGCGCGTGCATGCGATGGGCGACGTCGATGAACTCAATTCCCACCTCGGCCTGCTGCTGTGCGAAGACATGCCGGCCGCCTTGCGCGAAGAGCTGGTGGCGATCCAGCACGACTTGTTCGACCTGGGCGGCGAGATTTGCATTCCCGGCTACCAGTTGATTACCGAAGTGCATGTGTTGCGCCTCGATGGCTTGCTGGAAAAATACAATGCCGACTTGCCGCCATTGACTGAATTCATCTTGCCGGCCGGTTCGCGGGCGGCGTCGATCGCCCACATTTGCCGCACCATTTGCCGCCGCGCCGAACGCAGCATCGTGGCGCTGGGCAATGCGGAAACCATCCACGACCATCCGCGCCAATATGTCAACCGCCTGTCGGATTTGCTGTTCGTGCTGTCGCGCGTACTGAACCGTTTTGCCGGCGGCAGCGACGTGCTGTGGCAGCAGGAGCGCCAGCGCGGCTGA
- a CDS encoding PilT/PilU family type 4a pilus ATPase — MERDQASKLMSDLLRLMVSKNGSDLFITAGFPPAIKIDGKLTPVSPQVLSAAHTVDLARSIMNDKQIASFELSKEANFALSPPDLGRFRVSAFVQMGCVGMVLRTINTAIPKLEDLGLPTVLQDVVMSKRGLVIMVGATGSGKSTTLAAMVGYRNENSYGHIITIEDPVEYVHPHKNCIVTQREVGVDTDDWEIALKNTLRQAPDVIQIGEIRDRETMDHAISFAETGHLCLATLHANSANQALDRIVNFFPEERRQQLLMDLSLNLRGMISQRLVPKKETKGRCVAMEIMLNSPLISDLIFKGNVHEIKEIMKKSRELGMQTFDQALFDLFEADQISYEDALRNADSVNDLRLSIKLHGKAAHTRDLSAGTEHLGLI, encoded by the coding sequence ATGGAACGGGACCAGGCTTCAAAACTCATGTCGGACTTGCTGCGGCTGATGGTCAGCAAGAACGGCTCCGACCTGTTCATCACCGCAGGCTTTCCGCCGGCCATCAAGATCGACGGCAAGCTGACGCCGGTGTCGCCGCAAGTCCTGAGCGCGGCCCACACGGTCGACCTGGCGCGCTCGATCATGAACGACAAGCAAATCGCGTCGTTCGAACTGAGCAAGGAAGCCAATTTCGCGCTCAGCCCGCCAGACCTGGGCCGCTTCCGCGTGTCGGCCTTCGTGCAGATGGGTTGTGTCGGCATGGTCTTGCGCACGATCAATACCGCGATCCCGAAACTGGAAGACCTCGGCTTGCCGACCGTGCTGCAAGACGTGGTGATGAGCAAGCGCGGCCTGGTGATCATGGTCGGCGCCACCGGTTCCGGCAAATCGACGACGCTGGCGGCGATGGTCGGCTACCGCAATGAAAACAGTTACGGCCACATCATCACCATCGAAGATCCGGTCGAATACGTGCATCCGCACAAAAATTGCATCGTCACGCAACGTGAAGTAGGCGTCGATACCGACGATTGGGAAATCGCGTTGAAAAACACGCTGCGCCAGGCGCCGGACGTGATCCAGATCGGCGAAATCCGCGACCGCGAAACGATGGACCACGCCATCTCGTTCGCCGAAACCGGCCACCTGTGCCTGGCCACGCTGCACGCCAACAGCGCCAACCAGGCACTGGACCGTATCGTCAACTTTTTCCCCGAAGAGCGGCGCCAGCAATTGCTGATGGATTTGTCGCTGAACTTGCGCGGCATGATCTCGCAGCGCCTGGTGCCGAAGAAGGAAACCAAGGGGCGCTGCGTGGCGATGGAAATCATGTTAAATTCACCATTGATATCGGACTTGATCTTCAAGGGCAATGTGCATGAAATCAAGGAAATCATGAAAAAGTCGCGCGAACTGGGCATGCAAACGTTCGACCAGGCGCTGTTCGACTTGTTCGAAGCCGATCAAATCAGTTACGAAGATGCCTTGCGCAACGCCGATTCCGTCAACGACTTGCGCCTGTCCATCAAATTGCATGGCAAGGCAGCGCACACCCGCGATCTGTCTGCCGGAACCGAACATTTAGGATTAATCTGA
- the glcF gene encoding glycolate oxidase subunit GlcF — MQTNLADFIRHTRDGDEAEAILRACVHCGFCTATCPTYQLLGDELDGPRGRIYLIKQVLEGAPVTARTQTHLDRCLTCRNCETTCPSGVQYGRLADIGRKVVEQRVRRPLRERALRFVLKEGLPRTWLFTPAYKTGQLFRPFLSKSLQDKLMPGARPGRWPTGLHARKMLLLDGCTQPAMAPNINAATARVLDALGVQLMLAPKAGCCGALRYHLHDQEGGLDDMRRNIDAWWPYIDQVEAIVMTASGCGVTVKEYGHLLADDAAYAEKARRISAITRDLSEILPEFEEQLVRLLRGKTGPRVAYHPPCTLQHGQQIRGKAERLLRAAGVDVTLCADSHACCGSAGTYSILQPALSMQLRDNKLANLQASEPEMIVSANIGCLTHLQSGTDTPVRHWIELIDRALAAS, encoded by the coding sequence ATGCAAACCAATCTCGCCGATTTTATCAGGCATACCCGCGACGGCGATGAAGCCGAAGCGATCTTGCGCGCCTGCGTGCATTGCGGCTTTTGTACCGCCACCTGTCCGACCTACCAGTTGCTGGGCGATGAACTGGATGGTCCGCGCGGCCGCATTTACCTGATCAAGCAAGTGCTGGAAGGCGCGCCGGTCACGGCCAGGACGCAAACCCATCTGGACCGCTGCCTGACTTGCCGCAACTGCGAAACTACCTGTCCGTCCGGCGTCCAATATGGCCGGCTGGCCGATATCGGCCGCAAGGTGGTCGAACAGCGCGTACGGCGGCCCTTGCGCGAGCGGGCGCTGCGTTTTGTGCTGAAGGAGGGATTGCCGCGCACATGGCTGTTTACGCCAGCCTATAAAACCGGCCAGCTGTTTCGCCCGTTCCTGTCGAAATCGCTGCAAGACAAATTGATGCCGGGCGCCAGGCCGGGGCGCTGGCCAACCGGTCTGCATGCGCGCAAGATGCTGCTGCTGGACGGCTGCACGCAGCCGGCGATGGCGCCGAATATCAATGCCGCCACCGCGCGCGTGCTCGATGCGCTGGGCGTGCAACTGATGCTGGCGCCCAAGGCCGGTTGCTGCGGCGCACTGCGTTATCACTTGCATGACCAGGAGGGCGGACTGGACGATATGCGGCGCAATATCGATGCCTGGTGGCCTTATATCGACCAGGTCGAGGCCATCGTCATGACGGCGTCCGGTTGCGGTGTGACAGTCAAGGAATATGGCCACTTGCTGGCCGATGACGCCGCGTATGCCGAAAAGGCGCGGCGCATTTCGGCCATCACGCGCGACCTCAGCGAAATTCTGCCGGAATTCGAGGAACAGCTGGTGCGACTGCTGCGCGGCAAGACCGGGCCGCGGGTCGCTTACCATCCACCTTGTACCTTGCAGCATGGCCAGCAAATTCGCGGCAAGGCGGAGCGGCTGCTGCGCGCGGCCGGGGTCGACGTCACACTGTGCGCCGACAGCCATGCGTGCTGCGGTTCGGCCGGCACGTATTCGATATTGCAGCCTGCATTGTCGATGCAATTGCGCGACAACAAGCTGGCCAATCTGCAAGCCAGCGAGCCGGAGATGATAGTCTCGGCCAATATCGGTTGTTTGACGCATTTGCAGTCGGGAACCGATACCCCGGTGCGGCACTGGATCGAATTGATCGACCGGGCGCTGGCGGCGAGCTAG